In the genome of Pseudomonas protegens, one region contains:
- the tagQ gene encoding type VI secretion system-associated lipoprotein TagQ — MLFSRKPFASTSKRHLLLVAAGFSTVLTGCATSPVSKVASTTKVEYYPSCYEPVQHLRATDSDMTKSVVTGAALGAAGGALLGALTGDGDHRGRNAAIGAAGGALAGGAAGYYTERQKQIADDNQRIASYATDVNKSAADIDRSTAYARASQTCYQRAFDSLISARKANSINDVEGRKRLAEIVSGLKESNDLIAAVNGRASEDLNKYNQAYEQDLQQVGVQRTDVVKVATADTTPVTTTSGGKKKQPVQKVKQPKLPTVPAEAVSTEKSIQQAKTKQAESSKVASTGQTQVNSMCKNPDLGDWAPVPCPNV, encoded by the coding sequence ATGCTTTTTTCCCGCAAGCCATTTGCTTCAACATCCAAGCGTCACCTGCTGTTGGTTGCCGCCGGGTTCAGCACCGTATTGACCGGTTGCGCGACCTCTCCGGTGTCCAAGGTCGCCTCGACCACCAAGGTCGAGTACTACCCGAGCTGCTACGAGCCGGTGCAGCACCTGCGCGCCACCGATTCGGACATGACCAAGTCGGTGGTGACCGGCGCCGCCCTGGGCGCCGCTGGCGGTGCCTTGCTCGGTGCCCTGACCGGTGACGGCGACCACCGTGGCCGCAACGCCGCCATCGGCGCCGCAGGCGGTGCCCTGGCCGGTGGCGCCGCCGGTTACTACACCGAGCGCCAGAAACAGATCGCCGACGACAATCAGCGCATCGCGTCCTACGCCACCGACGTCAACAAGAGCGCGGCCGACATCGACCGCAGCACGGCCTACGCCCGTGCCTCGCAAACCTGCTACCAGCGTGCCTTCGACAGCCTGATCAGCGCGCGCAAGGCCAACAGCATCAATGACGTGGAAGGGCGCAAGCGCCTGGCGGAAATCGTCAGCGGCCTGAAAGAGTCCAACGACCTGATCGCCGCGGTGAACGGCCGGGCCAGCGAAGACCTGAACAAGTACAACCAGGCCTACGAGCAGGATCTGCAACAGGTGGGCGTGCAGCGTACCGACGTGGTGAAAGTCGCCACCGCCGATACCACTCCGGTGACCACCACCAGCGGTGGCAAGAAGAAGCAGCCGGTGCAGAAGGTCAAGCAACCCAAGCTGCCGACGGTGCCAGCGGAAGCGGTGAGCACCGAGAAGTCGATCCAGCAGGCCAAGACCAAGCAGGCCGAGAGCAGCAAAGTCGCCAGCACAGGCCAGACCCAGGTCAACAGCATGTGCAAGAACCCGGACCTGGGTGACTGGGCACCGGTGCCTTGCCCTAACGTCTGA
- a CDS encoding aminoacyl-tRNA deacylase and HDOD domain-containing protein codes for MTEVALDIATPHAPSVIRLLLGKLAISYNEVLDQPGLPAARKVQAVLLDDAVGALMVLFPQSQLLDLNRLAELTGRRLTAVSTERLERMLGKHSLSLLPGLPALTSSPCLYEESLLREPSLLINSGEPGVLLEITNEAFKSMLNKASAGHFGEPLSSIRPNLDRPDDDREEITQAMQAFTARRIQQRLEATIEIPPLAETAQKIIKLRVDPNATIDDITGVVETDPALAAQVVSWAASPYYASPGKIRSVEDAIVRVLGFDLVINLALGLALGKTLSLPKDQPQQATPYWQQSIYTAAVIEGLTRAMPRAQRPEAGLTYLAGLLHNFGYLLLAHVFPPHFSLICRHLEVNPHLCHSYVEQHLLGISREQIGSWLMRYWDMPDELSTALRFQHDPSYDGAFAEYPNLVCLAVRLLRSRGIGSGPHEEIPDALFERLGLSRDKAEDVVSKVLEAEVLLRELASQFSQA; via the coding sequence ATGACAGAAGTTGCCCTCGACATTGCAACCCCACACGCTCCGTCTGTTATCCGGTTGCTGCTCGGCAAGCTGGCCATCAGCTACAACGAAGTGCTCGACCAGCCGGGTCTGCCGGCTGCGCGCAAGGTCCAGGCGGTGCTGCTGGACGACGCCGTCGGCGCGCTGATGGTGCTGTTCCCGCAGAGCCAGCTACTGGACCTCAACCGCCTCGCCGAACTCACCGGCCGCCGTCTCACCGCAGTGTCCACCGAACGCCTGGAGCGCATGCTCGGCAAGCACAGCCTGAGCCTGTTGCCCGGCCTGCCGGCGCTCACCAGCTCGCCGTGCCTGTACGAAGAAAGCCTGCTGCGCGAACCCAGCCTGCTGATCAATTCCGGCGAACCCGGGGTGCTCCTGGAAATCACCAACGAAGCCTTCAAGAGCATGCTCAACAAGGCCAGCGCCGGGCATTTCGGCGAGCCCCTGAGCAGCATCCGCCCCAACCTCGACCGCCCGGACGATGACCGCGAGGAAATCACCCAGGCCATGCAGGCCTTCACCGCGCGGCGCATCCAGCAGCGCCTGGAAGCCACCATCGAGATCCCGCCGCTGGCGGAAACCGCGCAGAAGATCATCAAGCTACGGGTCGACCCCAACGCCACCATCGACGACATCACCGGCGTGGTGGAAACCGACCCGGCCCTGGCCGCGCAGGTCGTGAGCTGGGCGGCCTCGCCCTACTACGCCTCGCCGGGCAAGATCCGCTCGGTGGAAGACGCCATCGTCCGCGTGCTGGGCTTCGATCTGGTGATCAACCTGGCGCTGGGCCTGGCCCTGGGCAAGACCCTGAGCCTGCCCAAGGACCAGCCGCAACAGGCCACGCCCTACTGGCAGCAATCAATCTACACCGCGGCGGTGATCGAGGGCCTGACCCGCGCCATGCCTCGCGCCCAGCGTCCGGAAGCCGGCCTGACCTACCTCGCCGGCCTGCTGCACAACTTCGGCTACCTGCTGCTGGCCCACGTGTTCCCGCCGCACTTCTCGCTGATCTGCCGGCACCTGGAGGTCAACCCGCACCTGTGCCACAGCTACGTAGAGCAGCACCTGCTGGGCATCAGCCGCGAACAGATCGGCTCCTGGCTGATGCGCTACTGGGACATGCCGGACGAGCTGTCCACCGCCCTGCGCTTCCAGCACGACCCGAGCTACGACGGCGCCTTCGCCGAGTACCCCAACCTGGTGTGCCTGGCGGTGCGCCTGCTGCGCAGCCGGGGCATCGGCTCCGGCCCCCACGAAGAGATCCCCGACGCCCTGTTCGAGCGCCTGGGCCTGAGCCGCGACAAGGCCGAAGACGTGGTGAGCAAGGTACTGGAAGCAGAAGTGCTGCTGCGCGAACTGGCTTCGCAGTTCAGCCAGGCCTGA